A genomic region of Armatimonadota bacterium contains the following coding sequences:
- the tadA gene encoding tRNA adenosine(34) deaminase TadA produces MREALLEARRAAAYGEVPVGCVVARDGRILARAHDRRESLRDPTAHAEILALREAARFLGSWRLEGCTLAVTVEPCAMCAGAIVLARVARLVYGAGSPKSGAVRSLFRICEDPRLNHRVEVIPGVLAEEAAQLLQAFFGGLRRPR; encoded by the coding sequence ATGCGGGAGGCCCTCCTGGAGGCTCGGCGGGCGGCCGCCTACGGGGAGGTGCCCGTGGGGTGCGTGGTGGCACGCGATGGCCGCATCCTTGCCCGGGCCCATGATCGCCGGGAGAGTCTGCGGGACCCCACGGCCCACGCGGAGATCCTGGCGCTCCGGGAGGCCGCGAGATTTCTGGGCTCGTGGCGGCTGGAGGGCTGCACGCTCGCGGTCACCGTGGAGCCGTGCGCCATGTGCGCGGGAGCCATCGTCCTGGCCCGCGTTGCCCGACTGGTGTACGGCGCGGGGAGCCCGAAAAGCGGCGCGGTGCGGAGCCTCTTCCGCATCTGCGAGGACCCCCGCCTGAACCACCGGGTGGAGGTCATCCCCGGGGTCCTGGCGGAGGAGGCGGCCCAGCTCCTTCAGGCGTTCTTCGGCGGTCTGCGCAGGCCGCGGTGA
- a CDS encoding uracil-DNA glycosylase — translation MDPVDSLERLAEEIVACCRCPRLVAHREAVAHGPRAYPGWTYWARPVPGFGDPRARLLVVGLAPAAHGANRTGRMFTGDLPNGASVWLLRALYRAGFANQPHSLHRQDGLRLRDAYLTAAVRCAPPRNRPLPEEFDRCFPFFEREFRLLPRVRVVVALGQVAFWTVLRLYGRLGVSLPRPRPQFAHGALYRFGGEVLGRPVPAVLCTYHPSRQNTNTGRLTERMLDGIFAQARALVEET, via the coding sequence ATGGATCCCGTGGATTCCCTGGAACGCCTGGCAGAGGAGATCGTCGCCTGCTGCCGGTGCCCGCGCCTCGTGGCCCACCGGGAGGCGGTGGCCCACGGCCCGAGGGCCTATCCGGGATGGACGTACTGGGCGAGGCCGGTTCCCGGGTTCGGGGACCCCCGGGCGCGGCTGCTGGTGGTGGGACTTGCACCCGCGGCCCACGGCGCCAATCGGACAGGGAGGATGTTCACGGGGGATCTGCCCAACGGGGCTTCCGTTTGGCTTCTGCGGGCCCTGTACCGGGCGGGGTTCGCGAACCAGCCCCATAGCCTTCATCGCCAGGACGGGCTGCGCCTCCGGGACGCCTACCTCACCGCCGCGGTACGGTGCGCACCGCCCCGGAACCGGCCACTCCCGGAGGAGTTCGACAGATGTTTTCCCTTTTTCGAGCGGGAGTTTCGGCTGCTGCCACGGGTTCGGGTGGTGGTAGCCCTGGGGCAGGTGGCCTTCTGGACCGTTCTGCGCCTGTACGGCCGGTTGGGGGTTTCTCTCCCCCGCCCGCGGCCTCAGTTCGCCCACGGCGCCCTCTACCGGTTCGGGGGAGAGGTTCTGGGCCGGCCCGTGCCCGCGGTGCTGTGTACCTATCATCCGAGCCGGCAGAACACCAACACGGGCCGGCTTACGGAGCGGATGCTGGATGGGATCTTTGCCCAAGCCCGCGCCCTGGTGGAGGAGACGTGA